In the genome of Falsirhodobacter halotolerans, one region contains:
- the nrdI gene encoding class Ib ribonucleoside-diphosphate reductase assembly flavoprotein NrdI → MSGLVYYSSGSKNTERFVERLGRPAIRIQGETRVTEPYVLITPSYSDGEGRGAVAKPVIRFLNDPGNRALIRGVIGTGNLNFGEYFAWAGKIVAAKCNVPLLYTFELAGTNEDVARVSQGLDRFWTRQRSTAP, encoded by the coding sequence GGCTGGTCTATTACTCGTCTGGCTCGAAAAACACGGAACGGTTTGTGGAGCGGCTGGGACGTCCGGCCATCCGCATTCAGGGCGAGACGCGGGTGACCGAGCCGTATGTGCTGATCACCCCAAGCTATTCCGATGGTGAGGGGCGTGGCGCTGTGGCCAAGCCCGTCATCCGTTTTCTGAACGACCCGGGGAACCGGGCCCTTATCCGTGGCGTGATCGGCACGGGGAACTTGAATTTCGGGGAATATTTCGCCTGGGCCGGCAAGATCGTCGCCGCCAAGTGCAACGTTCCCCTGCTTTACACATTCGAACTTGCGGGCACCAATGAGGATGTCGCGCGGGTCAGCCAAGGATTGGACAGGTTTTGGACACGGCAACGCTCGACCGCCCCGTAG